One window of the Candidatus Jettenia sp. genome contains the following:
- a CDS encoding HAD-IIB family hydrolase, giving the protein MRYYALACDYDETLASKGQVDEKTLAALERLKNSGRKLVLITGRILEELIHIFPQISMFDRVVAENGALLYRPATREERLLGETPPEEFIQELRKRGIDPLFVGQSIVSTLRPHETTVLEVIRDLGLEIQLIFNRDAVMMLPSGINKATGLSVALYELGLSSHNVVGIGDAENDHSFLNVCEFSVAVANALPKLKEHVDFVTHSDHGEGVTELVNKLIINDLDEFEPQLDRHVILLGKRKDGQEVRIKPYGLSILLSGTSGSGKSTFATGFLERVAEHGYQFCIIDPEGDYLTYDNAVVMGNSKQAPSVDEVIKLLDKPEQNCVVNMLGITLADRPAFFEVLLSALLELRSRTGRPHWIIIDETHHMLPSSLTPPESLIIPKDLSGMLFITVHPDHLARVILSEISVIIVIGEFPGQAIRAFSEILGQTPPSVPVSRLKPGEAIAWWRKPEASPFWFRSIPPRSERRRHLLKYAEGKLGTDKSFYFRGPEKKLNLRAHNLILFMHLADGIDDDTWMFHLQRGDYSRWLHEAIKDDDLAHEVRRIEQTKDISPDKSRSLIREKIEKRYTGPA; this is encoded by the coding sequence ATGCGATACTATGCTCTTGCTTGTGATTATGATGAGACGCTGGCCTCGAAAGGCCAGGTTGATGAAAAGACTTTAGCGGCACTTGAGCGTTTGAAAAATTCTGGCAGAAAACTAGTGCTGATCACAGGCCGTATATTAGAAGAACTTATTCACATCTTTCCTCAGATCAGTATGTTTGATAGAGTTGTAGCTGAGAATGGGGCGTTACTCTATAGACCGGCAACCAGAGAGGAGAGGCTTTTAGGAGAAACACCACCAGAAGAATTTATTCAGGAGCTTCGTAAAAGAGGTATAGATCCGCTTTTTGTAGGCCAATCAATCGTTTCTACTTTACGACCACATGAGACCACGGTGCTTGAAGTAATCCGCGATCTTGGACTTGAAATTCAACTCATCTTTAACAGAGACGCGGTAATGATGCTTCCCTCGGGCATTAACAAAGCCACAGGGCTGAGCGTAGCATTATATGAACTTGGCTTATCTTCCCATAATGTTGTTGGTATAGGCGATGCCGAGAATGATCACTCTTTCCTTAATGTATGCGAGTTTTCGGTAGCAGTTGCTAATGCCCTTCCTAAGTTGAAAGAACATGTCGATTTTGTTACTCATTCAGACCACGGTGAAGGTGTTACTGAACTGGTTAACAAACTTATTATCAACGATCTTGATGAGTTTGAACCGCAGTTGGACCGACACGTAATTTTACTTGGTAAGCGTAAGGATGGACAAGAGGTACGAATTAAACCTTACGGTTTGAGTATTTTACTCTCCGGAACGTCTGGAAGTGGAAAATCGACTTTTGCAACGGGTTTTTTAGAACGCGTAGCTGAGCATGGATACCAATTTTGCATTATCGACCCTGAGGGAGATTATCTGACATATGACAACGCCGTCGTAATGGGGAATAGCAAGCAAGCGCCAAGCGTAGATGAGGTAATAAAACTCCTCGATAAGCCTGAACAAAATTGTGTAGTAAATATGCTCGGAATTACCCTTGCGGATAGGCCAGCATTTTTTGAGGTTCTTTTATCCGCTCTTTTAGAGCTGAGATCGAGGACGGGGAGACCTCACTGGATAATAATAGATGAGACGCACCATATGTTACCATCATCCTTAACCCCTCCCGAATCACTTATAATTCCTAAGGACTTGAGCGGAATGTTATTCATTACTGTTCATCCTGATCACCTTGCCCGTGTCATATTATCAGAAATCAGTGTAATAATAGTTATAGGAGAATTTCCGGGACAGGCCATTCGCGCCTTTAGTGAAATTCTCGGACAAACTCCGCCGTCGGTCCCGGTAAGCAGACTTAAGCCAGGAGAAGCCATAGCCTGGTGGAGAAAACCGGAAGCCAGCCCATTTTGGTTTCGCAGTATTCCTCCGCGGTCTGAACGCAGACGTCATCTTCTTAAATATGCTGAAGGAAAATTAGGCACAGATAAAAGTTTTTACTTCCGAGGTCCGGAAAAAAAGCTTAACCTGCGTGCTCATAATCTTATACTATTTATGCACTTAGCTGATGGTATTGATGATGATACCTGGATGTTTCACCTTCAAAGAGGAGATTATTCCCGATGGCTTCATGAAGCTATAAAAGACGATGATCTCGCACACGAAGTGAGACGCATTGAGCAAACAAAGGACATCTCACCTGATAAGAGCCGCTCCTTGATAAGAGAGAAGATTGAAAAACGTTACACGGGTCCTGCGTAA
- a CDS encoding class I SAM-dependent methyltransferase — MSADEQDKLFWDKRYGTEAFIYGKEPVEFLKEHIDILPRGRALDIAMGEGRNAVFLAKNGFDVDGCDISEVAINKAQKLAKENNINIRAFVADMETYKLPKNTYDVIACFYYLQRDLIPQIKEALKPGGMIIYETYTIENKERGFEGPKNKDYLLESNELLHFFTDLKIVYYRELIIDNKKAVASLIAKK, encoded by the coding sequence GTGTCTGCAGACGAACAAGATAAATTGTTTTGGGATAAAAGATACGGAACGGAGGCTTTTATTTACGGCAAAGAACCTGTTGAATTTCTGAAAGAGCATATTGATATCCTGCCTAGGGGAAGGGCATTGGATATTGCTATGGGTGAGGGGCGTAATGCTGTATTTCTTGCAAAGAATGGATTTGATGTGGATGGTTGTGATATATCAGAAGTGGCTATTAATAAGGCGCAAAAATTAGCAAAAGAAAATAACATAAATATACGCGCATTTGTAGCTGACATGGAAACTTACAAATTGCCTAAGAATACCTACGATGTAATAGCGTGCTTTTACTATTTACAAAGGGATCTTATTCCCCAGATTAAAGAAGCCCTTAAACCCGGCGGAATGATTATTTATGAAACCTATACGATAGAAAATAAAGAACGTGGTTTTGAAGGGCCTAAAAACAAAGATTATCTGTTAGAATCAAATGAACTTTTACATTTTTTCACAGACCTCAAAATAGTTTACTATCGGGAACTCATTATAGACAATAAAAAAGCTGTCGCAAGCTTGATTGCAAAAAAATAA
- a CDS encoding UvrD-helicase domain-containing protein produces the protein MFLLKDITENQREAVTHMEGPLLIIAGAGSGKTRVITRRIGYLVSQGINPYNILAITFTNKAADEMCERIKQFLSQKGLWISTFHKMCSRILRNNIERLGYSKDFSIYDTTDQLNQIKSIMAELQFDTAQWKPRTIASTISHAKNKLINPETFASTASGYYNRIVAQVYTKYHAVLKTNNALDFDDLLIKTIELFKTHTDILEMYQEKFKFVLVDEYQDTNYTQYTITRMLASKYRNICVTGDPDQSIYGWRGADIRNIMDFEKDYPDAKVVLLEKNYRSTKRILHAASSVIQQNRYRKQKKLWTENVEGEKIKVIHCEDEHGEAEEIAKSIRMLNTKGVKYSDIALFYRTNAQSRVLEISLRNHGIPYRIIGGVEFYQRKEIKDVLSYLRLCINPQDRIALERTINTPTRGIGNTTIKKLEDWATAQNTSLFNALQQVSLIPEIKGQGTLSIKKFTELILHLQQLPKSPVENIIKQVIQETRYIEFLRESGEKESKDRIANAEELVNAAYEYDMNYSEGTLQGFLEEVALVSDVDELQEDTRAVTLMTFHTAKGLEFPVVFITGMEEKLLPHAESTDSDDKIEEERRLCYVGITRQ, from the coding sequence ATGTTTCTATTAAAAGATATTACTGAAAATCAGCGTGAAGCTGTTACTCATATGGAAGGCCCTCTCCTCATCATAGCGGGAGCCGGTAGCGGCAAAACCCGTGTAATTACACGTCGCATTGGTTACCTGGTATCACAGGGTATAAATCCATATAACATATTAGCCATCACCTTCACAAATAAAGCAGCCGATGAAATGTGTGAACGCATAAAACAATTCCTATCACAAAAAGGACTGTGGATATCCACCTTCCACAAAATGTGTTCACGGATACTCAGAAATAATATCGAAAGACTGGGATACTCAAAAGACTTTAGTATCTACGATACCACTGATCAACTGAACCAAATTAAATCCATTATGGCAGAACTCCAGTTTGACACTGCTCAATGGAAACCTCGTACGATAGCAAGCACTATCAGCCACGCTAAAAATAAACTCATAAATCCTGAAACCTTTGCGTCTACCGCATCAGGATATTATAATCGTATTGTCGCTCAAGTTTATACAAAATACCATGCAGTCCTCAAGACTAACAATGCCCTTGATTTTGATGATCTACTCATCAAAACTATAGAACTATTTAAGACACATACCGATATTTTAGAGATGTACCAGGAAAAATTTAAGTTCGTTCTCGTTGACGAATACCAGGATACTAATTACACTCAGTATACCATCACACGAATGCTTGCCAGTAAATACAGAAACATCTGTGTAACAGGCGACCCTGATCAGTCCATCTATGGATGGCGTGGAGCGGACATCAGAAATATTATGGATTTTGAAAAAGATTATCCAGACGCTAAAGTCGTGCTGCTAGAGAAAAACTATCGTTCTACAAAGCGTATTCTTCATGCAGCCTCCAGCGTAATCCAGCAAAACAGATACAGAAAACAAAAGAAACTTTGGACAGAGAATGTAGAGGGTGAAAAAATCAAGGTAATCCATTGTGAGGATGAACACGGAGAAGCGGAAGAAATTGCAAAGTCAATTAGAATGCTTAATACAAAAGGGGTAAAGTACTCGGATATTGCATTATTCTATCGTACCAACGCTCAATCTCGAGTTCTTGAAATATCTTTAAGAAATCACGGGATCCCGTATAGGATCATTGGTGGTGTAGAATTTTATCAAAGAAAAGAGATTAAAGATGTATTGTCTTATCTCAGACTCTGTATTAACCCTCAGGATAGAATAGCACTGGAACGCACGATCAATACACCCACACGAGGTATAGGAAATACCACCATAAAAAAACTGGAAGACTGGGCAACAGCACAAAACACCAGCCTCTTCAATGCCTTACAGCAAGTCAGTTTAATACCAGAAATTAAAGGGCAAGGTACTTTATCCATAAAAAAATTCACCGAACTCATTTTACATCTGCAACAATTACCAAAGTCACCTGTGGAAAATATCATTAAACAGGTCATTCAAGAGACAAGATATATAGAGTTTCTGAGAGAATCTGGAGAAAAAGAATCAAAAGACCGTATTGCGAACGCGGAAGAACTTGTTAATGCTGCTTACGAATATGACATGAACTATTCTGAAGGTACCTTACAAGGATTTTTAGAAGAAGTAGCCCTGGTTTCTGATGTCGATGAACTACAAGAAGATACCCGGGCAGTGACCCTTATGACATTCCATACCGCTAAAGGATTGGAATTTCCCGTTGTTTTTATTACCGGTATGGAAGAAAAGTTATTGCCACACGCGGAATCTACGGATTCAGATGATAAGATCGAAGAAGAACGAAGGCTCTGTTATGTAGGAATTACCCGGCAATGA
- a CDS encoding IscS subfamily cysteine desulfurase — MGKIYMDNASGTPMHSKVIEIITQFLHKGFGNPSNLHQFGRVTNEALQEARGQVANLINAKPNEIIFTSSGTEANNFALKGLLAAHKKKGNHVITSQIEHFSVLNPLKSLEKSGYTVTYLPVDKYGMVNPADIKKAITPTTTLVSIMYANGEIGTIEPVKEIGAIAKENSILFHTDAVAAVGNIPIDVKDTHIDALSMSANQFNGPTGVGALYLREGVRILPLIEGGVQEGGRRSGTENSIGIVAMGKAAELAKQEMSERVNKVQKLRDLLREGILKNISHVYVNGHATNRMPGNLSLCIEYIEGESILLFLDMQGIAISSGSACTSRSLKASHVIMATGVDAALAQGTVLFSLGVNNTEDDVTYVLEKLPSIVERLRQMSPLYSQKQMKN; from the coding sequence ATGGGAAAAATATATATGGATAATGCCTCGGGTACACCGATGCATTCCAAAGTAATAGAAATCATTACTCAATTCCTACACAAGGGATTTGGAAACCCCTCCAACTTGCATCAATTCGGAAGGGTTACCAATGAAGCTTTACAGGAGGCAAGAGGGCAAGTAGCGAATCTTATCAATGCAAAACCCAATGAGATTATATTTACCTCCAGCGGTACTGAGGCCAATAACTTTGCTTTAAAAGGTCTACTGGCTGCTCATAAAAAAAAGGGAAACCACGTTATTACATCGCAGATTGAACATTTCTCTGTGCTTAATCCCTTAAAATCTCTGGAAAAATCGGGATATACAGTTACCTACTTACCCGTTGATAAATATGGAATGGTAAATCCCGCTGATATCAAAAAAGCCATTACCCCTACAACAACATTGGTATCCATTATGTATGCAAATGGTGAGATTGGGACTATCGAGCCAGTTAAGGAGATTGGAGCTATAGCAAAAGAGAACAGCATTCTTTTTCATACAGATGCCGTTGCTGCAGTGGGAAATATACCCATTGACGTTAAGGATACTCACATTGACGCCCTCAGTATGTCGGCAAATCAATTTAACGGTCCAACAGGAGTTGGGGCGCTTTACCTCAGGGAAGGAGTAAGGATACTTCCTCTCATAGAAGGTGGAGTGCAGGAGGGCGGGCGCAGGTCAGGAACAGAAAATAGTATCGGTATTGTTGCTATGGGTAAAGCAGCCGAACTAGCAAAACAAGAGATGTCAGAAAGGGTAAATAAAGTCCAGAAGCTGAGGGATCTATTAAGAGAAGGTATTTTAAAAAATATTAGTCATGTTTACGTTAACGGACATGCAACGAATCGTATGCCCGGAAACCTCAGTTTATGCATAGAGTATATTGAGGGCGAATCTATTTTATTATTTCTGGATATGCAGGGGATTGCCATCTCCAGTGGTTCTGCATGTACCTCGAGGTCACTGAAGGCGTCGCACGTTATCATGGCTACAGGTGTTGATGCTGCGCTTGCTCAGGGGACAGTGCTTTTTAGTTTGGGAGTCAACAATACCGAGGACGATGTTACCTATGTTTTGGAAAAACTGCCATCCATTGTTGAGCGTTTAAGGCAAATGTCTCCTCTGTATAGTCAGAAACAGATGAAAAATTAG
- the nifU gene encoding Fe-S cluster assembly scaffold protein NifU: MQYSPKVMDHFANPRNVGDFSDADGVGEVGNPACGDIMKMSIKVKDNVIVDVKFKTFGCGAAIATSSISTEMIKGKTLDEALKLTNKAVAEALGGLPPAKMHCSVLAEEAIEAAIDDYLKKTTGKGLEKKKELPHDEHHEHEKA, encoded by the coding sequence ATGCAATACAGTCCAAAGGTTATGGATCATTTTGCTAATCCCCGGAATGTGGGAGATTTCTCTGATGCCGATGGCGTGGGAGAGGTTGGAAATCCTGCTTGTGGCGATATTATGAAGATGTCTATCAAGGTTAAGGACAATGTAATTGTCGATGTAAAGTTCAAGACGTTCGGCTGTGGTGCAGCCATTGCTACCAGTAGTATTTCTACAGAAATGATTAAGGGAAAGACCTTAGATGAGGCCTTAAAACTTACCAACAAGGCAGTAGCAGAGGCGTTAGGGGGACTACCCCCGGCTAAAATGCATTGCTCTGTGCTTGCCGAAGAGGCAATTGAGGCTGCCATAGACGATTATCTCAAGAAGACTACGGGCAAAGGCCTTGAGAAGAAGAAAGAGCTTCCACACGATGAACACCACGAGCACGAGAAGGCTTGA
- a CDS encoding sulfurtransferase TusA family protein codes for MKADETLDCFGLMCPMPIFKTANKIKDIETGKVLEIIATDEGIKKDIVSWCNTTGNELLGIEEAEGEIHVFIKRLR; via the coding sequence ATGAAAGCAGATGAAACATTAGATTGCTTTGGGCTTATGTGCCCTATGCCTATCTTTAAGACGGCAAATAAAATCAAAGATATTGAAACAGGTAAGGTGCTTGAGATTATTGCCACAGACGAAGGCATAAAGAAGGATATTGTTTCCTGGTGTAATACCACAGGGAATGAGCTATTGGGTATCGAAGAAGCAGAGGGAGAGATTCATGTTTTTATTAAAAGGCTAAGATAG